The Prosthecobacter sp. SYSU 5D2 nucleotide sequence TATCCCCCGCCAGCACGGTCACATTACGCATCACCACCCGGTTCTCAGGATAAATCGTCAGCCTCCGTGCGCGCAGGCGGAAGTTTGGGTTCTGCACGTCATGAGTGGTAAAGTAAGTGTCACCACCCTCCACTTTTTCGATCATCTTGGTCTCCGTCTCAAAACCTTTGGTATCATAAAAAAACGATCCCATTTCCATCGGCATCGCACTGCGCACCGCATCCCCGCTCAGCTCCCCGGTATTGGCATTATAGATGATGTTTTCTCCACGGTAGGTCGTTCCCGCCTTCCAGATCACCACCCCGTCCCGTGCAATGACCTCCCCGGTGCTCGCATTGTAGCTGGCCGTGCCGCTGCGGATTTCCACATCCGTGTAGCTGATGCGCACATCACCCTTTGCCGTCGCCAGCCCGGTTTCAGGATCATAGGTGGTCTCCAGCCCCTCAATGTTGAGGTTGCTGGTCAGAGAGTCTAGCAGAGCCTGGGCGCGCAGGCCAGGAGCGACCATCAGGGCTGCAAAGCCGAGGACGACACACAGTCGGGAGAATGTCATGATACCGTGGGAGATTGAAAAAACGGCCAAGAAAGACGAAAGGGAGTGTGAACTTTTTCTCGGCTGGCCATTCAATAGGCCACCGCCCCGAGGGTGACAAGAAAAAGCAGGGGAAAATTGCGGCTCCGTTTTCTCAATCATCCTCCGCATCCGTGCCGCCAAACGCGCAAATGCCACGCTTGCTCGGGGTTGCCACAAAATCCAGCAACCTTTGCGCCGCTGGCGGCCATTCCCGCTCCCTCGCAGTTTCCACGGCCTGGGACAGATTTTTACCGGACCTGAAAAGCAGTTGGAACATCTCTTTGATCACAGCGCGCTGCTCCGCATTAAAACCCTGCCTCCGCAGTCCGATCACGTTCAGGCCCATCAGCCGGTTGATCCGGTGCGCTGCGCAAAAGTGCGGGATGTCCTTGCCAAAGCCCCCATTGCCCTGGACCACGCAGTAATCCCCAATGCGGATGAACTGGTGAAACACCGCCCCTCCCCCAATGAAGGTATTGCTGCCCACGGTGATGTGCCCCGCCAGCAGACAGGCATTGGCCAAAATATTTTTGTCCCCCAAGATGACATCATGGGCCAGGTGCGCTCCGGCCATCAGGAAATTGCCATTCCCCATGCGGGTGTGGCTCCCCGCCTTGCTCGCCCGGTGGATGGTCACCTGCTCGCGGATCACATTGTCCTCCCCCAGGATCACCCCACTCTCCGTTTCCCGCTTGAATCCCAGATCCTGAGGGTCTCCGCCTATGATGGCCGCCCGCCCGATGACGGTCCGGGCGCCTACTTTGACCTGGCCCACAATCTGCGCATGCGCCTCCACCCGGCAGCCTTCCCCAATCTCCGCCGCCCCGTCCACAATCACATAGGGGCCGATCTCCACGGAGGGGTCAATTTTCGCAGAGTCATGGATGATTGCAGTCGGGTGGATCATTGGCTTAGCAATGGCAGAGTCCGCTGACAGAATCAACCCAGCAGAGGCAGTGTCCGCTTTTCCTGCGCACTCAGGTACGCGGTGTCCACAATCTGCTGGCCGATGCGGCTGATTTCCAGGCTGAGCGGCCCGATCAGCGGTGCTCCCGTCTCCAGCGAATGGATTAAATGTTCGATGGGATTGCGGTTTGGGGCAGCGATCTCATCCACAGGCACCTCATATCCCTCCGGCCGCTTAGCAGTCTGCACCCTCAGCGTCTTCTCATAATCGTAGCAGGAAATCGTCCCATCGGTCCCCCTCAGCACAAACCCGCACTTCGGCTGGGGCTGGAATGTCCAGGGATCCGTAAAGGTCCCCCAGCGTGTCTCCGTTTTGCTCAAACCACCTGCATAGCGGATCACCGTGATGCTATGCTCATCCACCTCCAGTCCGTTCGGGTGGTCCCAGGTGCAGGTGACCTCCAGCGGGGATTTCCCACCCAGATGCCAGGTGCCCAGCGTCGCCCCATAGCCCATGTAATCCAGGAGGGATCCCCCGCCCTGCTCACGGCTGTAAAACCAGCTTGCCGCCTTCTCCGCAGCGGTTGGCTCATGCTCCGTCTTGTCTGCCCCGTGATACAGCGGCCCCCGGTTGCCCCCGTGGTGATGGAATTCACGCACCTCGCCGATCAGTCCCTCCAGGATCAGGCGGTGGGCGGTCTGCTGCCCGGCATCCCACACCAGCGGCCAGTTCACCGCCAGCACCTTTCCCGTGGGTGTCATCGCCGCCACCATCGCATCCGCCTCAGCGAGGCTCGCGGCAAAGGGTTTTTCCATTAACAGATGCGTCCCATACGGAGCCACTTTTTCCACCCACTCCCCGTGTTTGGATGCGGCCGGGCATAACACGACAATATCCGGCTTCGTTTGCTCAAGACAGGCCCGGTAGTCGGTGAAAACCTGGTCAGCCTCCAGCCCGAAATTTTTCACCGCCCCCTGCATCCGCTCCGGCTCCTCATCACAGATACCAACCACCTCCGCATTGGGGTGCGCAGAAGCCTGGCGCAACAAATCACCCATGTGAAAATGTTCAAAATTTATTCCTGCGATTCGCCAGCGTTTCATGGTTCAGTTTCAACATTTTGGAGCTGCCATCCATGGCGGTCCGGGCTTCTTCTTCGCAAAAAATGCCCTGGTTAACAACATCAATTCACAAGTTATTCACAGTGCTCACAAACGGAAAGAAAAAACTCCCCTGGTGCTTCTTTTGCTGAGCCTCAAACCTTGGCAATCCACAGAGAATCAACGTTGAGCGGTCATTATGCCATAGCGGCTGGTGACAAGATTGGCACGTAGCCCGCCGCCATCCA carries:
- a CDS encoding Gfo/Idh/MocA family oxidoreductase; this translates as MKRWRIAGINFEHFHMGDLLRQASAHPNAEVVGICDEEPERMQGAVKNFGLEADQVFTDYRACLEQTKPDIVVLCPAASKHGEWVEKVAPYGTHLLMEKPFAASLAEADAMVAAMTPTGKVLAVNWPLVWDAGQQTAHRLILEGLIGEVREFHHHGGNRGPLYHGADKTEHEPTAAEKAASWFYSREQGGGSLLDYMGYGATLGTWHLGGKSPLEVTCTWDHPNGLEVDEHSITVIRYAGGLSKTETRWGTFTDPWTFQPQPKCGFVLRGTDGTISCYDYEKTLRVQTAKRPEGYEVPVDEIAAPNRNPIEHLIHSLETGAPLIGPLSLEISRIGQQIVDTAYLSAQEKRTLPLLG
- the lpxA gene encoding acyl-ACP--UDP-N-acetylglucosamine O-acyltransferase, whose amino-acid sequence is MIHPTAIIHDSAKIDPSVEIGPYVIVDGAAEIGEGCRVEAHAQIVGQVKVGARTVIGRAAIIGGDPQDLGFKRETESGVILGEDNVIREQVTIHRASKAGSHTRMGNGNFLMAGAHLAHDVILGDKNILANACLLAGHITVGSNTFIGGGAVFHQFIRIGDYCVVQGNGGFGKDIPHFCAAHRINRLMGLNVIGLRRQGFNAEQRAVIKEMFQLLFRSGKNLSQAVETAREREWPPAAQRLLDFVATPSKRGICAFGGTDAEDD